TTCAAATGTATCTCCACCAATGGTAACTGTAGTTGTTCTTCCTCCAACAATTCCATTCCGTTCAAAAATACGAATTTCACCAATTATATTTTGATCTTCTGAATACTTTCTGAGGAAATTTGCGTTATAATTCAAAAATTCATGTTATAATCCATGAAAACAGATAGAAAAAGATTCAAAGGAAAAGGATTTTATGTTATGGGAAAATCACTTTTCTCAGCAACTAAACTACAAGATTTCTAACTGGTTTTCATAACTAATAATCCATCGATTATGAAGAATAGTTTGATCAATTTGTCTTTTATACCCAAATCTTCCAAGATCTGCTCATACTTTTGGAAAATATGTTAGATACTGTTTGTAACTTGACCCTGTGAATATTACTTACCAAAAAGTGAGAAAAATTATGTCCCTTTCATTTGGACGTCCCTGAGAACAAGATGCCGGCCCTGTTAATATCCACGGTCTAAATTCATGCTTTcacattaaaaataaaataaaataaaataaaaggttaCCGAGAAAGATGGAGAGAGAAAACTAATCATGTCCTAATCAACTCTCATAGGTGGATAAAAATTCCTtcaagagaaacaaaaaaaaaaaggtgtgtAAAAAGTAAAAACCCCATTTTATTCCACCCTGTAAATGTAATCTGTGATCAAGGGAAATTTCCCTTCTTTGCTGGACTCTCCAGTGCACAAGATACGTGCCTCATGATGATATCATCTTGCTAAGTTAGGATCTGCAAATTCGACGATTCTGCTCAATTGAATGTCTGGATACTGCACACTAAGTTTTTGATGATAAACCTGAATGAGGTAATTTCTCTGATTTGCACGTCATTATCCGTGCACTTACtatgtaatatatatatatatggtcttATTcccaccaaaaataaataaatgtatgCATGACAGGATACTAAATTATGATGTAATTTTTCATAGCTTTCTATGCTACTGCAGGGTTCACTTTCACGCATTTTCGCAGCCACTGAGACTTGCCACATCTAGTGTAGGATTATTTACTGGACTGCTCAATGGTACCGATCTTACATTATCTCTTTATGCATATTCAGTTCAATTTACAATTTAAGCACTTTGGTATCCAATCGCAAAAGTATGAACCACGTTGCAGACCAAAACAATTACTAGCCTATCAATGCGACTAGCGCAAGCTATCAGGAAGACTGAACGCACCACACTTGCCAAAGACTGTATGTGCACTTACGCGTGTCCCTCCCACTAGTTGAATTAAGGATACTGTAAATAGGTTCAGTAAGGACTAAGACAAGAAAAAGTTACAATAATGTAGGCACAAATTATTAATAGTTATCCATATTCCATACATCCTCCCTGCAGTCCAGCACTAAAAATGCTCTTACTGTAAAACAACATCTCCCTTTGGATCGGTGCACAACTTTCCATCTTACAAAACAATCCTACTCCAGCTTCTACCTTCAGATTATCCGAAAGCATCCACTTATTTTGATTCAGAGGAAATAAAATCATGCTTAGTAATTTTTGCCTTGTAAGAAGCAGGTGGTAACGTTTGCAACGATCAAAACAAAGGAATACCAGGGTTGGTCTGGTGGTTAACTGAATGTGCAACATTCACCGTGTTAAGTTAGGACACACTGTTTGTATTGTCCTTTGCCTCTTTATGCTCAATAGATGAGAAAATTGTCGGAACAAGACAAAGAGGGGTTTTCTTACTAACAATAAGACCAAATTGCTCAGTCATGTCAAGTTCCTCTCCTTTTTCACCATCAGCAGGAAGCTCCCAATTGAAGTGGTACAAGAGATTGGCAAGAGCAAACTCGACAACTGCGATGGCAAACGAAATCCCAGGACACCCTCTTCTTCCTGAACCAAATGGAATGAATTGGAAATCTTGACCCTTGAAATCGACTGGGTTGTTGATAAATCTCTCAGGTCGAAATTCTTCTGCATCGTCCCATACGTTAGGATCTCTATGGATTGCCCATACATTGATGAAAACTGTTGTATTTGGAGGGATATCATAACCTGCTAATTGGGTTCCCTTAGTTGTTTCTCTAGGAATTAAATTAGGAAGAGAAGGATGTAGTCGTAATATCTCCTTAACAATACATTTCAAATAGTCCATTTGATGAATGTCGTCTTCTCCTACCGTAGACTTCTTACCCACAACTCTTCTCACCTCATCTCGTGCTTTCTTCATCACTTTGGGATTCTTTATAAGCTCTGCCATTGTCCATTCCATTGTTCTTGCTGATGTATCACTTCCACCAATGAACATATCCTGTAGTGACAAAAGATTTTGGATTAGCTGAACACGTATTATCAGTTTTAAACTGTGAGAGACAAAGACACATAGGAAGATAGATGGTCTAACCATTAGTATTGCTTTGATATTGTTGCCAGAGAGgttcttatatttctcctgagAAAGGATTAGAATATCCGTCACGTCTAGTTCATCACTGTCTTCTATTTGACCGTGATCATTTTCCAATTTGGAATGACGAAGTAGATGCTCATCAATGACTTGATCTAAAAATCTATCTACTTCTTGAAACGCCTTCTCAAACTTACTAGATAATCCGGTAACGACATCCATCCAACcaatagaaggaaagaaatcaCCGAAACTAAAAGCACTGAACAACCCCAAAAAGTTACTTGACATTTTAGGGAATCTGTTTCCATGAGCAGTTTCATACCTGACACCAAGAGCACACCTTGAAACTATGTTGTTAGTGAGAGTTAGCAGTATTTCGGTAAGATTTACTACTTGCACGCTGTCTTCCCTTGAAGAACATATGCTAGATATCTTCTGGATCACAATATCGACTTCTTCTACTCTCACATGCTTATATGATTGAACCCTTTTGACACTCAATAGCTCAACAACGGCAATCTTTTTCACTTGTCTCCAGTATTCACCATAAGGCGCCAGGGCAATATCAGTACTTCCATAAACAAGCGCTTTACCGGCGGTTAGCTGAGGTCTGTTTGCAAAGACAAGATCTTGGTTTTTCATTATCTCTTTAGCCATTTCTACAGATGAAACTATGAGCGCTGGAGATTGACCCAAGTGCAACAACATTAAGGGGCCATATTTATAAGAAAGATCTCGCAAGGATTGATGAGCTAATGTTCCTAGCTGGTGAAGGTTACCAATTATCGGAAACCTCGGAGGAGAGGGTGGTAAGTTATAAATATGGGTTTTTGTTGATGATGACCAAATTCTATGGATGTTAAACAAGAAGAAAACTGAGAACATAAGAACTGGAACTGGAActgaaacaaaaaagaaatgcTTGCTGCTGTTTGAATAACATCTTAACTGTTCTCCCACACATTGCTGCAGAAATACTAGCACGGAAAGTAGATCCATCCTTTTCCTTGCAGTTTAGCTAGAATCACATTTGTAAACCTATTAATATATCATAGTTTTATAGGGTTTTATCTGAACAAACATGCATGCATGACTAAGGAAGGAAGCTGTAGTTTGCTACTATTCTGAACCAATGAGATTGTAGATGTAATTTGTCACATGCATAACTCAGTGAATGTGATTGAAATTTTAACGGTATTGCTGCTGTCTAATTAGGACTATAAGtcaaaagtttgaaaagaagtcTTATGGTCACAAAGATAATTTTTAAAATTGAACTGCGCCATGATATTTATGGACAGAACATGGTACAATCGTGACAATTATTGCATATCAACATGTTCATACAAGTGCTTTTGATAATAGAAGACATCCCAGGTTTCAAAACAGGCTCATCAATCTCTACTTTCGGTTTGATCTTTTTTATTCTACTTGGCATTAACTTATATATCATATGGCTACATCATAGAAGACGTACTGAAGCCGAAGTCCTGACCATGACGAAAACAgaccacacactgtattaagaacgAGCGTTGTGGTCTGAAGGATTTCAGGGTAGCACGTCCAAATTATAGGGTTTTTCGTGTGTGCGGGAAGGCAACCAGTATATAGCCGCCTTCACCGAAAGTTGGATCTTCATGACCCAGGTTTGAAAAAAAGTATTCATTTGTTTTATGAGCCAGATTCATGATACCCAGGGTAATATTCTTACCTTCAATTCCTTTCAATCTCTGTTCGTTCTCAATTTTGATACGGCTTTCCATTTGGTCGTGTTTTGACAGGGTGTTCCTCATTGATAGTTGTTGTGCTATTTGACATTTATATTATGCCGGGAATAGCAAATTCGTTTGTTATTGGCTTGTCAGTCTACTCAAATGCTTGGATTTCCAGTTTCAAGGATTTGATCAGACACTTATCGGTTCTTAACCTAATCTACAAAGATGGGCTAGCTTCAACGATTCAAGGATTGGGGATACCGTATATATAAGAAGAGGGGTATAACGTCTGCCGGTAACAATAAATTACTATATTTTTATGATATAAAATGCCCATTAACGTATGTTTGTTGTACTTACGTGTGGGGTTGTGACTTGTGCTGATTAACTTGGCACAGCACATCATTCGAAATATTTATGTCATGCCAGATCCTGTGGTGTGCCAAAATTTAGTCTGCTGCTACGTATCATAAATGTGCAGTCTAACTCGACCATTAATGTGGTGTGCCATTATTGTTTTACAACTAACTCGaccattattgtttttatttagttttgtagTAAGGGTGGATCTGCTCTAATTTTCACACTATCTTATGTTTTAAGCGtcttttttataaataaaaatcaaacgaCAAGTGTCTGAAATTAATATTTCAGAGATACGTTCGTCTTACTAAGCTTTATTACGTATCTATAAAAAATGAGCATATTCGTAAATACTAAACCTTGTCATCTATCAACAATTTAAACAGTTGAAAATTCGTTGATTTTGGACGGTTAATTTTCAAAGTAGTGCATGTTGGAATTATAAGTTTCGGAATatgttcatttatttttttttgtagaatgtTGAGTTTTAATTTTCGAAATATTAACTTCAAATACGGAACCGTTttatttttattcacataaaaaatCCGAAATGTGAAATAGTGTGAGAATTACAGTGTGAGTGGATTAGAAAAAAAGACAACCGTGAAACTAAAGGTCCTAGAACCTGAAATAAATAAGATCATCTCTTAATTGAAtaaaaattcaataaattccatcta
This DNA window, taken from Papaver somniferum cultivar HN1 chromosome 3, ASM357369v1, whole genome shotgun sequence, encodes the following:
- the LOC113360722 gene encoding cytochrome P450 71A1-like, which codes for MDLLSVLVFLQQCVGEQLRCYSNSSKHFFFVSVPVPVLMFSVFFLFNIHRIWSSSTKTHIYNLPPSPPRFPIIGNLHQLGTLAHQSLRDLSYKYGPLMLLHLGQSPALIVSSVEMAKEIMKNQDLVFANRPQLTAGKALVYGSTDIALAPYGEYWRQVKKIAVVELLSVKRVQSYKHVRVEEVDIVIQKISSICSSREDSVQVVNLTEILLTLTNNIVSRCALGVRYETAHGNRFPKMSSNFLGLFSAFSFGDFFPSIGWMDVVTGLSSKFEKAFQEVDRFLDQVIDEHLLRHSKLENDHGQIEDSDELDVTDILILSQEKYKNLSGNNIKAILMDMFIGGSDTSARTMEWTMAELIKNPKVMKKARDEVRRVVGKKSTVGEDDIHQMDYLKCIVKEILRLHPSLPNLIPRETTKGTQLAGYDIPPNTTVFINVWAIHRDPNVWDDAEEFRPERFINNPVDFKGQDFQFIPFGSGRRGCPGISFAIAVVEFALANLLYHFNWELPADGEKGEELDMTEQFGLIVSKKTPLCLVPTIFSSIEHKEAKDNTNSVS